The Carnobacterium divergens genome includes a window with the following:
- a CDS encoding efflux RND transporter periplasmic adaptor subunit — MIKKKKKKLIIALTVAGMIVAGTSIYVVSNQKQQASNLVQDAPQVNKVSDLMSSSTSKGESYLTGKVAPNATSKLNADSAKGKINEVFVKVGDKVTKGQKLFSYTNPDGQIAMEEAETDRTKLQNKLNQLNESIATKRTQLTKKTDELTALTNKVNNATTEEKESLNQEKKSLEETVELGKNEIETAKSELSDAKLDLQKAERTQQLTNEKYGRSEVVSDVDGIIQKIDDTQINSTVSAGSQPESFMEIMDTSVLRVLGKVDEFQKGEIAVDQPVKLIDRKDQSKTWRGKIARVDATATDEKEESTISKYPFEVVMENGEEMPNIGNHVYIQPEKEENAKVSLPTDYIMNEKDKKFVWKVIKGQVLKQEVTLGKSNEEAKTIEVNAGLTKEDTIVFPTKLIKEGMKVPIHD; from the coding sequence ATGATAAAGAAGAAAAAGAAAAAATTAATAATCGCACTAACCGTAGCAGGAATGATCGTTGCAGGTACATCGATTTATGTAGTATCTAATCAGAAACAACAAGCAAGCAATTTAGTTCAAGATGCGCCTCAAGTAAACAAAGTCAGTGATTTGATGTCTAGTAGCACGTCAAAAGGCGAATCTTATTTGACTGGTAAAGTAGCGCCTAATGCAACAAGTAAACTAAATGCAGATTCTGCAAAAGGAAAAATTAATGAAGTATTTGTAAAAGTAGGAGACAAAGTAACAAAAGGTCAAAAACTTTTTTCTTATACCAACCCTGATGGTCAAATTGCGATGGAAGAAGCCGAGACTGATCGAACAAAACTCCAAAATAAACTCAATCAATTAAACGAATCAATTGCAACAAAACGAACACAATTGACTAAAAAAACGGATGAACTAACAGCATTAACGAATAAAGTCAACAATGCGACTACAGAAGAAAAAGAATCTTTAAATCAAGAGAAAAAAAGTTTAGAAGAAACAGTTGAGTTAGGGAAAAATGAGATTGAAACAGCTAAAAGCGAATTAAGTGATGCTAAATTAGACTTACAAAAAGCAGAACGCACACAGCAACTAACAAATGAAAAATATGGACGTTCAGAAGTAGTATCAGACGTAGATGGCATTATTCAAAAAATAGACGATACTCAGATTAACAGCACTGTCAGTGCGGGTTCACAGCCAGAAAGTTTTATGGAAATTATGGATACTTCCGTTTTAAGAGTTCTTGGGAAAGTAGATGAATTTCAAAAAGGAGAAATTGCAGTTGACCAACCTGTCAAATTAATTGATCGAAAAGATCAAAGTAAAACATGGCGTGGAAAAATTGCTAGAGTTGATGCAACGGCAACAGACGAAAAAGAGGAAAGTACGATTTCTAAATATCCCTTTGAAGTCGTGATGGAAAATGGAGAAGAGATGCCTAATATTGGCAACCATGTCTATATTCAACCTGAAAAAGAAGAAAATGCGAAAGTCAGTCTTCCTACAGATTATATTATGAATGAAAAGGACAAAAAATTTGTTTGGAAAGTGATCAAAGGTCAAGTTCTTAAACAAGAAGTAACCCTAGGAAAATCAAATGAAGAAGCCAAGACGATTGAAGTTAACGCGGGATTAACAAAAGAAGATACAATTGTTTTTCCAACAAAACTTATTAAAGAAGGAATGAAGGTGCCAATTCATGATTAG
- a CDS encoding ABC transporter ATP-binding protein — MISLKNIYKSYWQGEEEIAILKNINLEIEKGDYISIMGPSGSGKSTLMNIIGCLDKPTSGDYHIYDTDILNLNERQLSDLRNQSIGFVFQNFNLMPRLSVQKNVELPLIYSKITKYERSRRAVSALDKVGLSQRLSFRPPALSGGQKQRVAIARALVTNSDFILADEPTGALDTKTSTEIMALFDEFNHLGKTIIIITHEAEIADYTNRKIVIRDGEIISDERKEALDE; from the coding sequence ATGATTAGCTTGAAAAACATTTATAAATCTTATTGGCAAGGAGAAGAAGAAATAGCGATTTTAAAAAACATCAATTTAGAAATAGAAAAAGGGGATTACATTTCAATTATGGGACCTTCTGGCTCTGGGAAATCGACCTTAATGAACATCATTGGTTGTTTAGATAAACCAACTTCTGGAGACTACCACATCTATGATACAGATATTTTAAACTTAAACGAGCGCCAACTATCTGACTTACGAAATCAATCCATAGGATTTGTCTTTCAAAATTTCAATTTAATGCCACGTTTGTCCGTTCAAAAAAATGTAGAACTGCCCTTGATTTATTCAAAAATAACAAAATATGAGCGTTCAAGAAGAGCCGTTAGTGCCCTTGATAAGGTTGGATTATCTCAACGGTTAAGCTTTCGACCACCTGCTCTTTCAGGGGGACAAAAACAACGTGTTGCGATTGCAAGAGCATTAGTAACGAATTCTGATTTTATTTTAGCGGATGAACCAACAGGAGCGTTGGATACAAAAACAAGTACGGAAATTATGGCGCTTTTTGATGAATTTAATCACCTAGGTAAAACGATTATTATTATTACTCATGAAGCTGAAATTGCCGATTATACAAATCGAAAAATTGTGATTCGTGATGGTGAAATTATTTCAGATGAACGAAAGGAGGCATTAGATGAGTGA
- a CDS encoding ABC transporter permease — protein sequence MSENILLSLESIWAHKLRSILTMIGVIIGIGSIVAIFSIVEGNTENTKKSMLGGENNSISLQYATKETLSGQYGNDNGKKPDYLKPLTSQQIKQVQTVAGVKDATVSYEAETDVSLKNNSVTSKILGITENYFNYEGYSLLEGRLLNQSDYALSEQVAVVDQSLYKQLFPKEDGIGKLIEIKGLPYRLVGVVKPKEDQQTGMFSFDKKTDRAFVSINNWSKFMGTLNPEPKVTVQTEKSDDLQPVANRVADTLNKMIPKSDYLFGIQNSKEMEKSMEEYARSQFQLLGGLASISLIVGGIGVMNIMLVSVTERTREIGIKKALGARRETILTQFLMESIVLTLLGGILGITLGLAGGKLATSLLGYPYYISLIAILGSVLFSIAIGLIFGLLPAMKASRLDPIEALRYE from the coding sequence ATGAGTGAAAATATTTTGCTTTCATTAGAGTCGATTTGGGCCCATAAATTACGATCGATTTTAACGATGATTGGTGTGATTATTGGAATTGGTTCCATTGTTGCTATTTTTAGTATTGTTGAAGGAAATACAGAAAACACTAAAAAAAGTATGTTAGGTGGAGAAAACAATAGTATTTCGTTACAATACGCAACAAAGGAGACGCTAAGTGGACAATATGGTAACGATAATGGAAAGAAGCCGGACTATCTAAAGCCGCTTACTTCGCAGCAAATTAAACAAGTTCAAACGGTTGCTGGTGTTAAGGACGCAACGGTAAGCTATGAAGCTGAAACCGATGTGAGCCTTAAAAATAACTCTGTTACGAGTAAAATTTTAGGCATTACAGAGAACTATTTTAATTACGAAGGGTATTCTTTGCTAGAAGGCAGACTGTTAAATCAAAGCGATTATGCTCTTTCAGAACAAGTAGCAGTAGTAGATCAGTCACTTTATAAACAGTTATTTCCAAAAGAAGATGGCATTGGTAAGTTGATTGAAATTAAAGGGCTACCCTACCGACTTGTAGGTGTCGTAAAACCCAAAGAAGATCAACAAACGGGAATGTTTTCATTTGATAAAAAAACAGATCGAGCGTTTGTGAGCATTAACAACTGGTCTAAGTTCATGGGCACTCTTAATCCAGAGCCTAAAGTAACAGTTCAAACAGAAAAATCAGATGATTTACAGCCAGTTGCTAATCGTGTGGCCGATACGTTAAATAAAATGATTCCTAAATCCGATTATTTATTTGGTATTCAAAATTCAAAGGAAATGGAAAAAAGTATGGAAGAGTATGCACGTTCTCAATTCCAATTATTAGGTGGCCTTGCGAGTATTTCTTTAATTGTAGGGGGAATTGGCGTGATGAATATTATGCTCGTTTCCGTAACTGAGCGAACGCGTGAAATAGGAATCAAAAAAGCACTAGGAGCAAGGCGAGAAACAATCTTAACCCAATTTCTGATGGAGTCTATTGTATTGACTTTATTGGGTGGTATTTTAGGAATTACCCTTGGTTTAGCTGGAGGAAAACTAGCAACAAGCTTATTGGGCTATCCTTATTATATCTCGCTAATTGCCATTCTAGGAAGTGTCTTATTTTCAATTGCTATTGGATTGATTTTTGGATTATTGCCAGCCATGAAGGCCTCTCGTCTAGATCCAATTGAGGCATTACGATACGAATAA
- a CDS encoding sensor histidine kinase codes for MKIRTKNFLYTSGIIILIVTIAFSILYLLMPNYYQMKKERELKVAIKLVVTKIEEQPTSLDSFQILSQESFYSGLTFILKDPNGKIIYPNTLQLSDAANLQQTNEVQQVEGAAILFSDLEEIATYSQTAKVNNDLQYLTYNEAFKDNQQRKYVLTVIYPLQPINEAQEVLLDIYPLVLLICFVIGAFGAYLYSYFSTKRITKISETTRQMTFSNEILANDIKGVDEISELSKDIHYLHASLVTTNEQLNQDLLIISKLENSKTEFMQMASHELKTPLTALSGIVEGMVHKVGPYQDRDNYLEVCQMLLKEQADLINDILYISKLDKIEEQKKTTFQLNELIEAELPKFESFVIKQDYHLEIALEPVKVKANPAEVQRVISNLISNAMKYTKAGGRISLTVTKGEFQIKNECEPLKEQELDQIFEAFYRPDFARNRKDGGTGLGLFIVSQLLKKNQLGYEFVPLEKGQGMVFKLFF; via the coding sequence TTGAAAATCAGAACAAAAAATTTTCTTTATACTTCAGGAATCATCATCCTTATTGTGACGATTGCTTTTAGTATTCTGTATCTTTTGATGCCTAATTATTATCAAATGAAGAAGGAAAGAGAACTTAAAGTCGCAATAAAACTTGTCGTTACAAAAATAGAAGAACAGCCAACTTCATTAGATTCCTTTCAAATTTTGTCACAAGAATCCTTTTATAGCGGATTGACCTTTATTTTGAAGGATCCTAATGGGAAGATCATTTACCCAAATACGCTACAATTATCTGATGCAGCCAATCTACAGCAAACTAATGAAGTGCAGCAGGTTGAAGGAGCAGCGATTTTATTTTCAGATTTAGAAGAAATTGCCACGTATAGTCAAACGGCAAAAGTAAATAATGATTTACAGTATTTGACCTATAATGAAGCGTTTAAAGACAATCAGCAAAGAAAGTATGTGTTAACGGTCATTTATCCGTTACAACCCATTAATGAGGCTCAAGAAGTTCTTCTTGACATCTATCCGTTAGTCTTGCTGATTTGTTTTGTAATTGGGGCCTTTGGTGCCTATTTATATTCCTATTTCTCAACAAAAAGAATTACTAAAATTTCTGAAACTACTAGACAAATGACGTTTTCTAATGAAATTCTAGCGAATGATATCAAGGGCGTTGATGAAATCAGTGAATTGTCTAAAGATATTCACTATTTGCATGCGAGCTTGGTAACTACAAATGAACAATTAAATCAGGATTTACTAATTATTTCAAAACTTGAAAATTCAAAAACCGAGTTTATGCAGATGGCTTCTCACGAACTAAAAACCCCATTGACTGCACTTTCAGGGATTGTTGAAGGAATGGTGCATAAAGTAGGACCGTACCAAGATCGAGATAACTATTTAGAAGTGTGCCAAATGCTATTAAAGGAGCAAGCAGACTTAATTAATGATATTCTTTATATTTCAAAATTAGATAAAATAGAAGAACAAAAAAAGACAACTTTCCAATTAAATGAATTAATTGAAGCGGAGCTCCCTAAATTTGAATCGTTTGTTATTAAGCAAGATTATCACTTGGAGATTGCATTAGAGCCAGTCAAAGTCAAAGCAAATCCAGCAGAAGTCCAAAGAGTCATTTCTAATTTAATCAGTAATGCAATGAAGTATACAAAAGCAGGCGGACGGATTAGTCTTACGGTAACTAAGGGGGAATTCCAAATTAAAAACGAATGCGAACCTTTAAAAGAACAAGAATTAGACCAAATTTTTGAAGCCTTTTACCGACCTGATTTTGCTAGAAATAGAAAAGATGGTGGGACAGGACTAGGGTTATTTATTGTCAGTCAACTTTTGAAAAAAAATCAATTAGGTTATGAATTTGTCCCGCTGGAAAAGGGTCAAGGAATGGTGTTTAAACTATTTTTTTGA
- a CDS encoding serine hydrolase domain-containing protein: MYPKTRAMIHSLMEDKTIPGANYQFITKKGNKSYSEGLAAVFPKSEPIKSDLLYDVASLTKVMMTTTVILQLWETGQLKLTDPVKVYLPTFSEPKVTIQHLLTHTSALQGFIPNRDQLNQGELREALLHLPIGEGFEKEAVYTDSGMILLGFIIEAILKDDLVAIFNQRIIQPLDLKNTTFSPRDPMLCAPTENHQTRGLIRGVVHDPKALVLGEHCGSAGLFSNLQDVSRFSQMLLNRGTIDGVEILKKETVTALIQDWTPSGTLHRSLGWDLFSSIDGTDKTRYLFHSGFTGTFILLDLAAEEGFVFLSNRVHPINDNPHYLKRRNEVLQAYFHEKEAR, translated from the coding sequence ATGTATCCTAAAACACGAGCAATGATTCATTCTTTAATGGAAGATAAAACCATTCCAGGTGCAAACTATCAATTTATCACAAAAAAAGGCAATAAAAGTTATTCAGAAGGATTGGCTGCTGTTTTTCCAAAGAGTGAACCAATTAAAAGCGACTTGCTTTATGATGTAGCCTCTTTAACGAAAGTCATGATGACAACGACCGTGATTTTACAATTGTGGGAAACAGGACAATTAAAATTAACGGATCCTGTTAAGGTCTATCTGCCGACCTTTAGTGAACCAAAAGTTACGATTCAACACCTATTGACTCATACATCAGCTTTACAAGGCTTTATTCCAAATCGAGATCAATTAAATCAAGGGGAATTAAGAGAAGCATTGTTGCATTTACCAATTGGGGAAGGCTTTGAAAAAGAGGCAGTCTATACGGATTCTGGAATGATTTTACTCGGGTTTATTATTGAAGCTATTTTAAAAGATGATTTAGTCGCTATTTTCAATCAGAGAATTATCCAACCGTTAGATTTAAAAAATACCACCTTTAGCCCTCGTGATCCAATGCTGTGTGCCCCAACTGAAAATCATCAGACACGAGGCTTAATCCGAGGAGTAGTCCATGATCCGAAAGCCTTAGTGCTAGGTGAACATTGTGGTAGCGCCGGCCTTTTTTCAAATTTACAAGACGTGAGTCGCTTTAGTCAAATGCTGTTAAATCGTGGAACGATAGATGGGGTTGAAATTTTAAAAAAAGAAACCGTAACAGCTTTAATTCAGGATTGGACGCCTTCTGGCACCTTGCATCGTTCGTTAGGCTGGGATTTGTTTAGTTCCATTGATGGTACGGATAAAACCCGCTACTTATTTCATTCCGGATTTACAGGAACCTTTATTTTATTAGATTTAGCAGCGGAAGAAGGCTTCGTCTTTTTATCTAACCGTGTCCATCCAATTAATGACAATCCTCACTATTTGAAACGTCGAAATGAAGTCTTACAAGCCTACTTCCATGAAAAAGAAGCAAGATAA
- the manA gene encoding mannose-6-phosphate isomerase, class I, whose protein sequence is MNEPLFLEAVLQEKIWGGTKLKDVFGYSLQSDKVGECWAISAHPNGPSIVKNGPYKGLTLAEVWSQHRDLFGNAKGDVFPLLTKILDANDDLSVQVHPDDAYGLKHEGELGKTECWYVIDADEGSEIIYGHHAKSKEELEQMIESGQWDQLLRRIKVNKGDFFHVPSGTIHAIGAGIMILETQQSSDTTYRVYDYDRKDDQGNLRELHIQQSIDVTTIPHIDPVLHIETKNHENVEVTTYVESDFFDVYEWDITGKADFTATAPYTLVSVLAGEGKLSLVDGSSYPLTKGVHFILPNGIKQWSIDGKLQIIASTPGNENR, encoded by the coding sequence GTGAATGAACCATTATTTTTAGAAGCCGTTTTACAAGAGAAAATCTGGGGTGGAACAAAGTTAAAAGACGTTTTTGGATATTCTTTGCAAAGTGATAAAGTTGGAGAATGCTGGGCGATCAGTGCACATCCCAATGGCCCAAGTATTGTTAAAAATGGCCCCTACAAAGGACTGACCTTAGCGGAGGTTTGGAGCCAACATCGCGATCTTTTTGGAAATGCTAAAGGAGACGTTTTTCCTTTATTAACTAAAATTTTAGATGCCAATGATGATTTATCTGTTCAAGTTCATCCAGACGATGCGTATGGGTTAAAGCATGAAGGTGAACTAGGTAAGACAGAATGCTGGTATGTAATTGACGCAGACGAAGGCTCTGAAATCATTTATGGGCATCATGCTAAAAGTAAAGAAGAATTGGAACAGATGATTGAGTCTGGACAATGGGATCAATTATTACGTCGTATTAAAGTCAATAAAGGCGATTTTTTCCATGTACCAAGTGGGACGATTCATGCAATTGGAGCAGGGATTATGATACTTGAAACCCAACAAAGCAGTGATACCACTTACCGTGTCTATGATTATGATCGCAAAGACGATCAAGGAAATTTACGGGAATTGCATATTCAACAATCCATTGATGTAACGACGATTCCTCATATTGATCCAGTCTTGCATATTGAGACAAAAAATCATGAAAATGTTGAAGTAACGACTTATGTTGAATCGGATTTCTTCGATGTGTATGAGTGGGATATTACTGGAAAAGCTGATTTTACAGCAACTGCACCCTATACATTAGTGAGTGTTTTAGCAGGAGAAGGAAAGCTATCTTTAGTAGACGGTTCAAGTTATCCCTTAACAAAAGGGGTTCATTTTATTTTACCAAATGGCATCAAACAGTGGAGTATTGATGGAAAATTACAAATAATTGCTTCAACTCCTGGAAACGAAAATCGTTAA
- a CDS encoding MarR family winged helix-turn-helix transcriptional regulator: MSELTKTLFKNFEQLMRQNHRMMGFMSMNRGGKHFSSQQRVLGILKKHNGEMTTSQLAEELDIRPSSVSELIKKLEKSGFVTRKKDEKDKRVTLIHLTESGITASEEKSDKIGDFSEIFFNSLDEEEQAELNRLLEKLLTNSKDQREEWFEHMQQIRRRPDFGGRERGRHPGHPFSDFENHPDGMDRVDFFHHPSEFKNEEEHNEFMTKFFGGKEQ, translated from the coding sequence ATGAGTGAATTAACCAAGACACTATTTAAAAATTTTGAACAATTAATGAGACAAAACCACAGAATGATGGGGTTTATGAGTATGAATCGGGGAGGTAAACATTTTTCAAGTCAACAAAGAGTTCTAGGAATATTAAAGAAACATAACGGTGAAATGACGACTAGCCAATTAGCAGAAGAACTAGATATCCGTCCATCTTCTGTTTCTGAACTGATTAAAAAATTAGAAAAATCAGGTTTTGTTACTCGTAAAAAAGATGAAAAAGATAAACGCGTGACATTGATTCATCTTACTGAGTCAGGTATAACAGCAAGCGAAGAAAAATCAGATAAAATCGGTGATTTTAGCGAGATTTTTTTCAATAGCTTAGATGAAGAAGAACAAGCAGAATTGAATCGATTACTAGAAAAATTATTAACCAATTCTAAAGATCAACGAGAAGAATGGTTTGAACACATGCAACAAATAAGAAGAAGACCTGATTTTGGAGGACGAGAAAGAGGCAGACATCCAGGTCATCCTTTTTCAGACTTTGAAAATCATCCTGATGGAATGGATCGTGTTGATTTCTTTCATCATCCGTCTGAATTTAAAAACGAAGAAGAACACAACGAATTTATGACTAAATTTTTTGGAGGAAAAGAGCAATGA
- a CDS encoding ABC transporter ATP-binding protein: MREVPESEEEMIVTKGEHYSWKAFFKLIRNTQPRKSLLVFGLILSTITTLAGLAVPLLTKNLIDGFSMASISVGLIALIIGAFIFQALISSIGSFMLGYVGEEIVAKLRKQVWNKLITLKVQYYENTKTGETVSRLINDTTTVKMLVADQFPSFITSIISMVGALIILTIMDWRMMLMIFISVPIVMLVLMPVGRMMHKIAKKLQKETADFTGITSQTLSEIRLVKASNGETVEKEHGEDGIKKLFNIGVSEAKVQSVIGPIMILVMMSIFVGILTYGALRVADGSLSNGTLIAFLLYLVQIIAPAAQFAQFFSQLQKTKGSTERLSEILAMEAEDFTVGEAVDVTGKELKVEAVSFAYDEAHPILKNISFVAKPNTVVAFAGPSGGGKSTIFSLLERFYEPQAGEMSIGNHNLKEVSLYSWRSQIGYVAQESAILSGTIRDNLGYGINKAFSDEELWHVLELAYARQFVSEMPHGLDTEVGERGVKLSGGQRQRLAIARAFLRDPKILMLDEATASLDSQSEEMVQKALTNLMNGRTTLIIAHRLSTIVHADKILFIEHGEVTGEGTHQELVETHELYHRYVKEQFKQ; this comes from the coding sequence ATGAGAGAAGTACCAGAAAGTGAAGAAGAAATGATTGTCACAAAGGGCGAACATTATTCATGGAAAGCATTCTTTAAATTAATTCGCAATACACAGCCTAGAAAAAGTCTGCTGGTTTTTGGATTGATTTTAAGCACGATTACAACCTTAGCGGGATTAGCAGTTCCATTATTAACTAAAAACTTAATAGATGGCTTTAGTATGGCTAGCATTTCGGTAGGACTGATTGCCTTAATTATCGGAGCCTTCATTTTTCAAGCCTTAATCAGTAGCATAGGCTCATTTATGTTAGGTTACGTTGGGGAAGAAATCGTAGCAAAATTAAGAAAACAAGTTTGGAATAAATTAATCACCTTAAAAGTTCAGTATTATGAAAATACCAAAACGGGGGAAACGGTAAGCCGATTGATTAACGATACAACGACCGTAAAAATGTTAGTAGCAGATCAATTTCCAAGTTTTATTACAAGTATCATCTCAATGGTGGGTGCCTTAATTATCTTAACGATTATGGATTGGCGTATGATGCTGATGATTTTTATTTCGGTACCCATTGTAATGCTAGTTCTAATGCCAGTAGGTCGCATGATGCATAAAATTGCCAAAAAACTGCAAAAAGAAACCGCTGATTTTACTGGAATTACAAGTCAAACGTTATCTGAAATTCGTTTAGTAAAAGCTTCAAATGGAGAAACGGTTGAAAAAGAACACGGTGAAGACGGAATAAAAAAATTATTTAATATCGGAGTCTCAGAAGCTAAAGTTCAATCAGTGATTGGCCCAATTATGATTTTAGTGATGATGAGTATTTTTGTAGGGATTTTAACTTACGGAGCATTAAGAGTAGCAGATGGAAGCTTATCGAATGGAACCTTGATTGCCTTTTTACTTTATTTAGTTCAAATTATCGCTCCAGCTGCTCAATTTGCACAATTTTTCTCACAACTACAAAAAACAAAAGGCTCAACAGAACGTCTTTCAGAAATTTTAGCAATGGAAGCAGAAGATTTTACTGTTGGCGAAGCTGTCGATGTGACGGGGAAAGAACTTAAAGTAGAGGCTGTTTCGTTTGCTTATGATGAGGCACACCCTATTTTAAAAAATATTTCCTTTGTAGCAAAACCGAACACAGTAGTGGCCTTTGCAGGTCCAAGTGGTGGAGGGAAATCAACAATTTTTTCTTTATTAGAACGTTTCTATGAGCCACAAGCGGGTGAAATGTCAATTGGAAACCATAACTTGAAAGAAGTGTCGTTGTATTCGTGGCGCTCTCAAATTGGCTATGTGGCGCAAGAAAGTGCCATTCTATCCGGAACAATACGGGATAACTTAGGCTATGGCATCAACAAAGCATTTTCTGACGAAGAATTATGGCACGTATTGGAACTCGCTTATGCTCGTCAATTCGTTTCAGAAATGCCACATGGATTAGACACAGAAGTTGGCGAACGAGGGGTTAAGCTATCTGGTGGGCAACGTCAGCGACTAGCTATTGCAAGAGCCTTTTTACGTGATCCTAAGATTTTGATGTTAGATGAAGCAACAGCTAGTTTAGATAGCCAATCAGAAGAAATGGTACAAAAAGCGTTGACGAACTTAATGAATGGAAGAACGACCTTGATTATTGCTCACCGCCTTTCAACAATTGTTCATGCAGATAAGATTTTATTTATTGAGCATGGCGAGGTAACTGGTGAAGGCACACATCAAGAATTAGTTGAAACACATGAGTTGTACCATCGTTATGTAAAAGAACAATTTAAACAATAA